One genomic window of Niveibacterium sp. SC-1 includes the following:
- a CDS encoding rhodanese-like domain-containing protein — MAHLEEFLRLADDARTRVPEIDAEEARRRVAEGAVLIDVRDADELSATPSIPGAINLSRGRIELKIADAVPDREAPLVLYCGGGNRSVLAADSLRALGYRQVFNLRGGLKAWQGAD; from the coding sequence ATGGCTCATCTCGAAGAATTCCTCAGGCTCGCCGACGACGCCCGTACTCGCGTGCCCGAGATCGACGCCGAGGAGGCGCGGCGGCGCGTCGCCGAAGGCGCGGTACTGATCGATGTGCGTGACGCGGACGAATTGTCGGCGACGCCTTCCATCCCGGGCGCGATCAACCTCTCGCGCGGGCGCATCGAGCTGAAGATCGCCGATGCGGTGCCGGACCGCGAAGCGCCGTTGGTGCTGTACTGCGGCGGCGGCAACCGCAGCGTGCTCGCGGCCGACAGCCTGCGTGCGTTGGGTTACCGGCAGGTCTTCAACCTGCGGGGCGGACTCAAGGCCTGGCAGGGGGCGGACTGA
- a CDS encoding SDR family oxidoreductase: protein MPDYKLQGKRAIVTGGSRGIGRVIARALAREGADVVIAARDRERLEQTAQALAAETGRRVVPVVADTTGKEAVDALVAQTVRAFGGVDILVNAAAEPGGISPATRLGEILDEDALLDLDVKVVGYLRTARAVAPLLVEQGWGRIINIGGLSIHKTGRPVATLRNAGVAALTKNLADELGPRGVNVVAVHPGATRTERTTPESAERAGRANSIGRIVDAEEVAAVVTFLASPLSVAINGDAIGVGGGSPGVIHY, encoded by the coding sequence ATGCCGGACTACAAACTGCAGGGCAAACGGGCCATCGTCACCGGTGGCAGTCGCGGCATTGGCCGCGTGATCGCACGGGCGCTCGCGCGCGAAGGAGCCGACGTGGTCATCGCGGCACGCGATCGCGAGCGGCTGGAGCAGACGGCGCAGGCGCTGGCCGCCGAGACCGGGCGCCGTGTCGTGCCGGTGGTGGCGGATACCACCGGCAAGGAAGCGGTCGACGCGCTGGTCGCGCAGACCGTGCGGGCCTTCGGTGGCGTGGACATCCTGGTCAACGCGGCGGCAGAGCCGGGTGGCATCTCGCCTGCGACCCGCCTGGGCGAGATCCTGGATGAAGACGCGCTGCTCGACCTGGACGTGAAGGTGGTCGGCTATCTGCGCACTGCGCGGGCGGTGGCGCCGCTGCTGGTGGAGCAGGGCTGGGGGCGGATCATCAATATCGGCGGCCTCTCCATCCACAAGACGGGCAGGCCGGTGGCGACCCTGCGCAATGCCGGCGTGGCGGCGCTCACAAAGAACCTCGCCGATGAACTCGGGCCGCGTGGCGTCAACGTGGTGGCCGTGCATCCGGGCGCAACCCGCACCGAACGCACCACGCCCGAGTCCGCAGAGCGCGCGGGGCGCGCCAACAGCATCGGCCGCATCGTCGACGCGGAAGAGGTCGCAGCGGTCGTCACCTTCCTCGCGTCACCGCTATCGGTCGCGATCAATGGCGATGCGATCGGCGTGGGCGGCGGCTCGCCCGGCGTCATCCACTACTAA
- a CDS encoding malonic semialdehyde reductase: MSARPQLSSGPGQRADAGALSAAALDQIFREARTFNAFTHAPVSDETLTRAYELAALGPTGFNAQPARFVFVRTPEAKALLAPALSSGNRDKTLAAPVNLIVAWDTRFHDHLPQLFPAYDARSFFEKSPEHIPSAGISNATLQAAYFFIAARSLGLDVGPMSGFKADVLDAVFFPDGRYRSLFVANLGYGDRASLKARLPRLTADQTLSFR; the protein is encoded by the coding sequence ATGAGCGCACGGCCCCAATTGAGTTCGGGTCCGGGACAACGCGCAGATGCCGGTGCGTTGTCCGCCGCCGCGCTCGACCAGATCTTCCGCGAGGCGCGGACCTTCAACGCGTTCACCCACGCACCGGTCAGCGACGAGACGCTCACCCGCGCCTATGAGCTGGCTGCGCTCGGCCCCACTGGCTTCAACGCGCAGCCGGCGCGATTCGTCTTCGTGCGCACGCCGGAAGCCAAGGCCCTGCTCGCGCCTGCGCTCTCTTCGGGAAACCGCGACAAGACGCTGGCCGCCCCGGTGAATCTCATCGTCGCCTGGGACACGCGTTTCCACGACCACCTGCCGCAGCTCTTTCCGGCGTACGACGCACGCAGCTTCTTCGAGAAGTCGCCCGAGCACATCCCCAGCGCGGGCATCAGCAACGCAACCCTGCAGGCGGCCTACTTCTTCATCGCCGCGCGTTCGCTCGGGCTGGACGTGGGGCCGATGTCAGGCTTCAAGGCGGATGTGCTTGATGCGGTCTTCTTCCCGGACGGCCGCTACCGCTCGCTCTTCGTTGCGAACCTGGGCTACGGCGACCGGGCGAGCCTCAAGGCGCGCTTGCCGCGGCTGACCGCGGACCAGACCTTGAGCTTTCGCTGA
- a CDS encoding ABC transporter ATP-binding protein, giving the protein MSSSSSFQRAPGTPALPATPFRFICHFVNRYRGWYAAMLTMETLNAACGILIPYAVSQIIKAVTHAQSQSLALIDTLRTPLALFVAFSLGEVLFGRIAGGIQIRLGPRQRQNVTRQLYHYLQHHSHRYFSDNFAGALAHRISETSMGVTQTLWSLITEFWPIVIVFSVSVTLLYGAHPQLAAFVGGWAVLFVGISYALARRAQPHAFRASNARSHTTGQVVDSVTNLTSATLFARLGFERETLSRTLSEELKAVLTSNRYSERVRWFQFGSAAVLKIGVLYYALTLWGRGEIGVADFVMAVSLALLIINEARNLSRRFLEFFEYIGNVANGVHTIVRPHELVDAPDARSPRLARGDIRFDQVDFGYGPARRVFEKLDLTIPAGQRIGLVGFSGSGKSTFVSLLLRLYDLQGGRILIDGNDIREMRQDALHNQLGLIPQDPTLFHRSLRENIRYGRLEASDAEVESAALRAHAHEFIGQMREGYESMVGERGVKLSGGQRQRIAIARVILKDAPILILDEATSSLDSITERAIQETLDEVMKGKTVLVVAHRLSTIAHLDRILVFDNGRIVEDGSHAQLLAQRGAYWRLWSKQSDGFLPESGGTEPAPPLERVPAGSTARGADEHPSASTAGKDSGDDTRQDWLDPDVSFA; this is encoded by the coding sequence ATGTCCTCAAGTTCCAGCTTCCAGCGTGCGCCGGGCACGCCTGCATTGCCCGCGACGCCCTTCCGCTTCATCTGTCACTTCGTCAATCGCTACCGAGGCTGGTACGCGGCGATGCTGACAATGGAAACGCTCAATGCCGCCTGCGGCATCCTGATTCCCTACGCGGTGTCGCAGATCATCAAGGCGGTCACCCATGCGCAGTCGCAGTCGCTCGCGTTGATCGACACCTTGAGGACGCCGCTCGCGCTCTTCGTCGCCTTCAGTCTCGGCGAGGTGCTCTTCGGGCGGATAGCCGGTGGTATCCAGATCCGCCTCGGGCCGCGCCAGCGGCAGAACGTGACGCGCCAGCTCTACCACTACCTGCAGCACCACTCGCACCGCTATTTCTCCGACAACTTCGCCGGTGCGCTCGCGCACCGGATCAGCGAAACCTCGATGGGCGTGACGCAGACGCTGTGGTCGCTGATCACCGAGTTCTGGCCGATCGTGATCGTGTTCAGCGTGTCGGTGACCTTGCTCTACGGCGCGCATCCGCAGCTCGCGGCCTTCGTGGGTGGTTGGGCGGTGCTCTTCGTCGGCATTTCCTACGCCCTGGCGCGGCGTGCGCAGCCGCACGCCTTCCGCGCCTCCAACGCGCGCAGCCATACGACCGGGCAGGTGGTCGACTCGGTCACCAACCTCACCAGCGCCACGCTCTTCGCACGCCTCGGATTCGAACGGGAGACCCTGAGCCGCACCCTGAGCGAGGAGCTCAAGGCGGTGCTGACTTCGAACCGCTATTCGGAGCGCGTGCGCTGGTTCCAGTTCGGCTCGGCGGCGGTACTCAAGATCGGCGTCCTCTACTACGCGCTCACGTTGTGGGGCAGGGGAGAGATCGGGGTGGCGGACTTCGTGATGGCGGTGAGCCTTGCGCTGCTGATCATCAACGAGGCGCGCAATCTCTCGCGTCGCTTCCTGGAGTTCTTCGAATACATCGGCAACGTCGCCAACGGAGTGCACACCATCGTGCGGCCGCATGAGCTGGTGGACGCGCCCGATGCCCGCTCGCCGCGACTCGCGCGCGGCGACATCCGCTTCGACCAGGTGGACTTCGGTTACGGCCCCGCGCGCCGTGTGTTCGAGAAACTGGATCTCACGATTCCCGCCGGCCAGCGGATCGGGCTGGTGGGTTTCTCCGGCTCGGGCAAGTCGACTTTCGTGAGCCTCCTGCTGCGTCTCTATGACCTGCAGGGCGGACGCATCCTGATCGACGGCAACGACATCCGCGAGATGCGTCAGGATGCGCTGCACAACCAGCTCGGCCTGATCCCGCAGGACCCCACGCTGTTCCACCGTAGCCTCCGCGAGAACATTCGCTACGGCCGCCTGGAGGCGAGCGATGCCGAGGTGGAGTCCGCCGCGCTGCGCGCCCATGCGCACGAGTTCATCGGCCAGATGCGCGAGGGCTACGAATCCATGGTGGGCGAGCGCGGCGTGAAGCTCTCCGGCGGCCAGCGCCAGCGCATCGCGATCGCGCGGGTGATCCTCAAGGACGCGCCGATCCTGATCCTGGACGAGGCCACCTCCAGCCTCGACTCGATCACCGAACGCGCAATCCAGGAAACCCTGGACGAGGTGATGAAAGGCAAGACCGTGCTGGTGGTGGCGCACCGTCTTTCCACGATCGCGCATCTGGACCGCATCCTCGTCTTCGACAACGGCCGCATCGTCGAAGACGGCTCGCATGCCCAACTGCTCGCACAACGCGGTGCCTACTGGCGCCTCTGGAGCAAACAGTCCGACGGCTTCCTGCCCGAGAGCGGCGGCACCGAACCCGCGCCACCGCTGGAGCGCGTACCCGCCGGCAGCACAGCGCGGGGGGCAGACGAGCACCCGTCCGCCAGCACAGCCGGCAAGGATTCGGGTGACGACACCCGACAGGACTGGCTGGACCCCGACGTGTCCTTCGCCTGA
- a CDS encoding LLM class flavin-dependent oxidoreductase — protein MSRPIARQLVLNAFLHDTGHHEASWRHPDSSAERINDVRFYQEIARKAEAAKFDSVFLADVPGLAYDTGHRLSHSLDPVTLLSAVAAVTSRIGLIASASTTLSDPYTLARQFATLDTISGGRAGWNIVTTYAKAAARNYGLDDMPPHADRYRRAHEFLDVVTKLWDSWEDDAFVVDRASGVLFDVDKVHPIDHEGEFYRVRGPLTLPRSPQGRPVLVQAGASNDGREFAARHAEAIFTAHQTIGDAQAFYADIKHQAAAFGRDPDRVLILPGISPFVADSAQEARQLAREFNELTIAEYGLAQLEVMAGQSFADLDLDDKVPLERFGRAGDVLDNKRGRRQVVANIVERENPTLRELLHRLAGARGHNVVAGTPTQVADTIAEWFTSGAADGFNVMPPLYPQLFEVFVEKVVPILQERGLFRTEYDGASLREHYGLPRPAGRGVVH, from the coding sequence ATGTCACGCCCAATCGCACGCCAACTCGTACTGAATGCATTCCTCCATGACACCGGCCACCACGAGGCGTCGTGGCGGCATCCCGACAGCAGCGCCGAGCGGATCAATGACGTCCGTTTCTACCAGGAGATCGCGCGCAAGGCGGAGGCCGCAAAGTTCGATTCGGTCTTCCTTGCTGACGTGCCCGGCCTCGCCTACGACACCGGACATCGCCTCTCACACAGCCTTGACCCCGTGACCCTGCTCAGCGCCGTCGCCGCGGTGACCTCACGCATCGGGCTCATCGCCTCGGCCTCCACCACGCTCAGCGACCCCTACACCCTCGCCCGGCAGTTCGCCACCCTCGACACCATTTCGGGCGGGCGTGCCGGATGGAACATCGTCACCACCTACGCCAAGGCGGCGGCACGCAACTACGGGCTGGACGACATGCCGCCGCATGCGGACCGCTACCGGCGCGCCCACGAGTTCCTCGACGTCGTGACCAAGCTCTGGGACTCGTGGGAGGACGACGCCTTCGTTGTCGATCGCGCGAGCGGCGTGCTCTTCGATGTGGACAAGGTTCATCCGATCGACCACGAAGGCGAGTTCTATCGCGTGCGCGGGCCGCTCACCCTGCCGCGCTCACCGCAGGGAAGGCCGGTGCTCGTGCAGGCCGGCGCCTCGAACGACGGTCGCGAATTCGCCGCCCGGCACGCCGAAGCGATCTTCACTGCGCACCAGACGATCGGCGACGCGCAGGCCTTCTACGCCGACATCAAGCACCAGGCCGCCGCCTTCGGGCGCGACCCGGATCGTGTGCTGATCCTGCCCGGCATCAGCCCCTTCGTCGCCGACAGCGCCCAGGAGGCACGCCAGCTCGCGCGGGAGTTCAACGAACTGACGATCGCGGAATACGGCCTCGCCCAGCTGGAAGTCATGGCCGGCCAGTCCTTCGCCGACCTGGATCTGGATGACAAGGTGCCGCTCGAGCGCTTCGGCCGCGCCGGCGACGTGCTCGACAACAAGCGGGGGCGTCGCCAAGTGGTCGCCAACATCGTCGAACGCGAGAACCCGACCCTGCGCGAGCTGCTTCACCGGCTCGCCGGCGCCCGCGGTCACAACGTCGTCGCCGGCACGCCGACGCAGGTGGCCGACACCATCGCCGAATGGTTCACCTCCGGGGCGGCAGACGGCTTCAACGTGATGCCGCCGCTCTATCCCCAGCTCTTCGAGGTCTTCGTTGAGAAGGTGGTGCCGATTCTTCAGGAACGGGGCTTGTTCCGGACGGAGTACGACGGGGCGTCGTTGCGGGAGCACTATGGGTTGCCACGGCCGGCGGGGAGAGGGGTGGTGCATTGA
- a CDS encoding TIGR01212 family radical SAM protein (This family includes YhcC from E. coli K-12, an uncharacterized radical SAM protein.): MDLVLSPDHLSAPAANPANPFGKRRYAAYNDWVQREYGGRVQKVSVAAGFTCPNRDGALGTGGCSFCNNAGFTPGYLDARESIGQQLDRGLLFLRRRYPSTRHHIAYFQAYTNTYGEFERLRAVYEEALRHPDIDGLAIGTRPDCLPDEVLDYLAELARDKIVELELGVESTCDEALRRVNRGHDFKASVDAIERAAARGLFVTAHLMFGLPGESREQMLAGAARLSALPIKALKLHQLQLVRGTPLAREWRADPSCLELFDEGDYLELLADFVERLSPHILLQRLGSEVPPKLKLAPHWQMRLSELSPRLSALLEQRGSWQGCR, from the coding sequence ATGGATCTCGTTCTTTCCCCCGATCATTTGTCCGCTCCCGCGGCCAATCCCGCCAACCCCTTCGGCAAGCGCCGCTATGCCGCCTACAACGACTGGGTGCAGCGCGAATACGGCGGGCGCGTGCAGAAGGTTTCCGTTGCCGCCGGTTTCACCTGTCCCAACCGCGACGGCGCACTGGGTACCGGCGGCTGCAGCTTCTGCAACAACGCGGGCTTCACGCCGGGCTACCTCGACGCGCGCGAGTCGATCGGCCAGCAACTGGACCGCGGACTGCTGTTCCTGCGGCGGCGCTACCCGAGCACCCGCCATCACATCGCCTATTTCCAGGCCTACACCAATACCTACGGCGAGTTCGAGCGGCTGCGCGCGGTCTATGAGGAGGCGCTGCGCCACCCGGACATCGACGGCCTCGCCATCGGCACGCGGCCGGACTGCCTGCCAGACGAGGTGCTCGACTACCTTGCCGAGCTCGCCCGCGACAAGATCGTGGAACTCGAACTCGGCGTGGAATCAACTTGCGACGAGGCGCTGCGTAGAGTCAATCGTGGCCACGATTTCAAGGCCAGCGTCGACGCGATCGAGCGCGCCGCCGCCCGCGGTCTCTTCGTCACCGCGCACCTCATGTTCGGCCTGCCAGGCGAGTCACGCGAGCAGATGCTGGCGGGCGCAGCACGGTTGTCGGCCTTGCCAATCAAGGCGCTCAAGCTGCATCAGCTGCAGCTCGTGCGCGGCACGCCGTTGGCGCGTGAATGGCGGGCCGACCCATCCTGCCTTGAACTCTTCGACGAAGGTGACTATCTGGAATTACTCGCCGACTTCGTCGAACGCCTGTCGCCGCACATCCTGCTCCAGCGCCTGGGCAGCGAGGTGCCGCCGAAACTCAAGCTCGCCCCGCATTGGCAGATGCGCCTCTCCGAACTCTCGCCGCGCCTGAGCGCGCTGCTGGAACAAAGGGGCTCGTGGCAGGGCTGCCGGTAA
- a CDS encoding ABC transporter ATP-binding protein yields MAHAGTLEIRDLNKQYQVKGKALPVLENISLSIRPGEFVSIVGSSGCGKSTLLRLIIGLEEDYRGELLLDGKRIRGTSLERGIVFQEHRLFPWLTVEQNVGLGLLNSDLSDAQRKEAIAEHIALVGLKDFEKAYPYQLSGGMSQRVAIARALVNRPEILLLDEPFGALDALTRAHLQQELQHIWEKEGITAILVTHDVEEAVYLGDRVVVMEPRPGRIKRIVDVPLARSRNRTSAAFTAIKEDVLSEFSGDRNVRGDVALVEPTPAAFGAWQFAW; encoded by the coding sequence ATGGCCCATGCAGGCACTCTCGAGATCCGCGATCTCAACAAGCAATACCAGGTCAAGGGCAAGGCCCTGCCGGTGCTGGAGAACATCTCGCTTTCCATCCGCCCCGGCGAATTCGTCAGCATCGTGGGCTCCAGCGGTTGCGGAAAATCCACGCTGCTGCGCCTGATCATCGGCCTCGAAGAGGATTACCGCGGCGAGCTGCTGCTGGACGGGAAGCGCATCCGCGGCACCAGCCTCGAACGCGGCATCGTGTTCCAGGAACACCGGCTCTTCCCCTGGCTCACGGTGGAGCAAAACGTCGGCCTCGGGCTGTTGAATTCCGATCTCAGCGACGCACAGCGCAAGGAAGCGATCGCCGAACACATCGCGCTCGTCGGTCTCAAGGACTTCGAGAAGGCCTATCCGTACCAGCTCTCTGGCGGCATGAGCCAGCGCGTCGCGATCGCCCGCGCCCTGGTTAACCGCCCCGAGATCCTGCTGCTCGACGAACCCTTCGGCGCGCTCGATGCGCTTACCCGTGCCCACCTGCAACAGGAGCTGCAGCACATCTGGGAGAAGGAGGGCATCACCGCGATCCTGGTGACGCACGACGTGGAGGAGGCGGTGTACCTCGGCGACCGCGTGGTGGTGATGGAGCCGCGACCCGGCCGCATCAAGCGCATCGTCGACGTGCCGCTCGCGCGTTCGCGCAACCGCACCAGCGCAGCCTTCACCGCCATCAAGGAGGACGTACTGTCGGAGTTCTCGGGTGACCGGAATGTCCGCGGGGATGTGGCCCTGGTGGAGCCGACCCCGGCGGCGTTCGGGGCTTGGCAGTTTGCGTGGTGA
- a CDS encoding ABC transporter permease, whose translation MSQTTSLLRWLHPATVPPKLRGWVIPLAGLFLWWAAYRFQWTDSQFFVPISKVLETGARMTQGGEIFIALGASLYRMLLGFVIGSLVGLAVGALLGVSRLAERMVGPSFHTVKQVSLFAWIPLISLWFGLGDMAKIAFLSLAAFFPVVLNTFEGIRSVAREHVEVARIFAYSRWQLFAKVVLPSAAPSIFTGIYLALIYAWLATLGAEYLLTSGVGIGNLLTDGREHFWMDQVLLGIVVVGIVGFILNWTASKVEARLLRWRSAQMAQF comes from the coding sequence ATGAGCCAAACGACTTCTCTCCTGCGCTGGCTGCACCCGGCCACCGTACCGCCGAAGCTGCGTGGCTGGGTGATCCCGCTCGCGGGCCTCTTCCTCTGGTGGGCGGCGTATCGCTTCCAGTGGACCGACTCGCAGTTCTTCGTGCCGATCTCCAAGGTGCTGGAGACCGGCGCGCGGATGACGCAGGGCGGCGAGATCTTCATCGCCCTGGGCGCGAGCCTCTACCGCATGCTGCTCGGCTTCGTGATCGGCTCGCTGGTGGGGCTCGCCGTCGGCGCCTTGCTGGGCGTCTCGCGCCTGGCCGAACGCATGGTCGGCCCGAGCTTCCACACGGTGAAGCAGGTCTCGCTCTTCGCCTGGATCCCGCTGATCTCGCTGTGGTTCGGCCTGGGCGATATGGCGAAGATCGCCTTCCTCTCGCTCGCTGCCTTCTTCCCCGTGGTGCTCAACACCTTCGAGGGCATCCGCAGCGTGGCACGCGAGCATGTGGAAGTGGCACGCATCTTCGCCTACAGCCGCTGGCAGCTCTTCGCGAAGGTGGTGCTGCCCTCGGCCGCGCCCTCGATCTTCACCGGTATCTATCTCGCGCTGATCTACGCCTGGCTGGCGACCCTGGGCGCCGAATACCTGCTCACCTCGGGTGTAGGCATCGGCAACCTGCTCACCGACGGACGCGAACACTTCTGGATGGACCAGGTGCTGCTCGGCATCGTCGTCGTGGGCATCGTCGGCTTCATCCTCAACTGGACGGCCAGCAAGGTCGAGGCGCGTCTGCTGCGCTGGCGCAGCGCGCAGATGGCGCAATTCTGA
- a CDS encoding ABC transporter permease, translating into MSTAQITRIDEASALARAQEKGKEAVALAPTDWLHRIRPPSWRTLGNLSLAWPLPLFVLLVWQLASTYEWVPPQILPSPMTVAATFRELLETGELRDNMLISFSRVLWGFLLGAGAGGLLGIAMGLSPLAKDYLYPSFKIFAQVPVLGWLPLLMMLVGIDEALKIILISKAAFVPITLNTYKGLQGVPNSYIEVARVFGFNRWQLLRRVVLPAAFPPIWSGVRYGLTHAWLALVGVELLASSEGLGFLIVYGRQLYQLDVVLAAVVVVGAVGFVLDKALALVETRLLRWRRESF; encoded by the coding sequence ATGAGCACCGCACAGATCACGCGGATCGATGAGGCCTCCGCGCTCGCGCGCGCCCAGGAGAAGGGAAAGGAGGCCGTGGCGCTGGCGCCCACCGACTGGCTGCACCGGATCCGTCCGCCGTCGTGGCGGACATTGGGCAACCTCTCGCTGGCGTGGCCGCTGCCGCTCTTCGTCCTGCTCGTGTGGCAGCTCGCCTCCACCTACGAGTGGGTGCCACCGCAGATCCTGCCTTCCCCGATGACCGTGGCCGCGACCTTCCGCGAGCTGCTGGAGACCGGCGAGTTGCGCGACAACATGCTGATCAGCTTCTCCCGCGTGCTCTGGGGTTTCCTGCTGGGCGCGGGTGCCGGTGGACTGCTGGGCATCGCGATGGGCCTCTCGCCGCTCGCCAAGGACTACCTCTACCCGAGCTTCAAGATCTTCGCCCAGGTGCCGGTACTCGGCTGGCTGCCGCTCCTGATGATGCTGGTGGGCATCGACGAGGCGCTCAAGATCATCCTGATCTCCAAGGCCGCCTTCGTGCCGATTACGCTCAACACCTACAAGGGCCTGCAGGGCGTACCCAACAGCTACATCGAGGTCGCGCGCGTCTTCGGCTTCAACCGCTGGCAACTGCTGCGGCGGGTGGTGCTGCCGGCGGCCTTCCCGCCGATCTGGAGCGGCGTTCGCTACGGCCTCACGCATGCCTGGCTCGCGCTGGTCGGCGTAGAGCTGCTCGCTTCCAGCGAAGGCCTGGGCTTCCTGATTGTCTACGGCCGCCAGCTCTACCAGCTCGACGTGGTGTTGGCCGCGGTGGTCGTGGTCGGGGCCGTGGGCTTCGTGCTGGACAAGGCCCTGGCCCTGGTCGAGACACGCCTGCTGCGCTGGCGGCGCGAATCTTTCTGA
- a CDS encoding ABC transporter substrate-binding protein — MSKVPAILRKLRLWALLPAFASGALAAADPAVVRIGIASPAPGNPPVFSVGSIGVAREKGWIEQSLAKTNTKVEWYFFKGAGPAVNEAVTNHQLDFVFQGDLPSLVGYGAGLKTRLILPVAVRGNIYLAVPPDSPIHSVKDLRGKRVSIFKGTNSQLPINRLLAANGLTERDIRAINLDTATAQAALSTRDLDAVFGGLELLKLRDKGLARIVYLSRDDAPVFTRQSALLVTDEFVRQYPQTTQRVVTELVRSAQWISDPANHKAVLDVWSRMGTPAAHWEEDYGTDFAPRHSPRFDAFITGRYKEAVADAYTFRLSRKRFDVDGWIDHRFVDTALRELKLENYWPALDAEGKPQKGAHS, encoded by the coding sequence ATGAGCAAAGTCCCTGCAATCCTCAGGAAGCTGCGCCTCTGGGCGCTGCTGCCGGCCTTCGCGAGTGGCGCACTGGCCGCGGCCGATCCGGCCGTGGTGCGCATCGGCATCGCCTCGCCGGCGCCCGGCAATCCGCCGGTGTTCTCGGTAGGCTCTATTGGCGTGGCGCGCGAGAAGGGCTGGATCGAACAGTCCCTCGCCAAGACGAACACCAAAGTCGAGTGGTACTTCTTCAAGGGGGCTGGCCCGGCGGTGAACGAGGCCGTTACCAACCACCAGCTCGACTTCGTCTTCCAGGGCGACCTGCCTTCGCTGGTGGGCTATGGCGCGGGCTTGAAGACGCGCCTGATCCTGCCGGTCGCGGTGCGCGGGAACATCTACCTCGCGGTGCCGCCCGATTCGCCGATCCACTCGGTGAAGGACCTGCGCGGCAAGCGCGTCTCGATCTTCAAGGGCACCAACAGCCAACTGCCGATCAACCGGCTGCTGGCGGCCAACGGCCTCACCGAGCGCGACATCCGCGCGATCAACCTGGACACCGCGACTGCGCAGGCGGCTTTGTCGACGCGCGATCTCGACGCCGTGTTCGGCGGGCTGGAGTTGCTCAAGCTGCGCGACAAGGGGCTTGCCCGCATCGTGTATTTGAGCCGCGACGACGCCCCGGTGTTCACTCGCCAGAGCGCCTTGCTCGTCACGGACGAGTTCGTCCGCCAGTACCCACAGACCACGCAGCGCGTCGTCACCGAGCTGGTGCGCTCGGCGCAATGGATCTCCGATCCGGCCAACCACAAGGCGGTGCTCGACGTGTGGTCGCGCATGGGCACGCCGGCCGCGCATTGGGAGGAGGACTACGGAACCGACTTCGCGCCGCGCCACAGTCCGCGCTTCGACGCCTTCATCACCGGGCGCTACAAGGAGGCCGTGGCCGATGCCTACACCTTCCGCCTCTCGCGCAAGCGCTTCGACGTGGATGGCTGGATCGATCATCGTTTCGTCGACACCGCCCTGCGGGAGCTGAAGCTGGAGAACTACTGGCCCGCGCTGGATGCCGAGGGCAAGCCGCAGAAGGGGGCGCACTCATGA
- a CDS encoding ABC transporter permease, whose amino-acid sequence MSQTSPSDARDWRGIVLPLAFLVLWSLASSLHWVDARLIPSPWQVLESAWKTITGTRFFGAVGASLARDLAGFALGSAAGIALGTVLGLSRWAERLLGPTFHTLRQISLFAWIPLLSIWLGYNNVSRVVFIAVSTFYPVTLAGFEGVRAVTRAQVEVARVYGFSRAQLLSRLILPAASPQILAGLHLGLIYAWLATIGAEFLLPAYGDIGVGDTVIKGRSAFNVPLVIFGMLVIGGIGAFFNRVAARIEARALRWRGEAR is encoded by the coding sequence ATGAGCCAAACCTCTCCCTCCGACGCACGCGACTGGCGCGGCATCGTGCTGCCGCTGGCCTTCCTCGTGCTCTGGTCGCTGGCGAGCAGTCTGCACTGGGTGGACGCACGCCTGATCCCGTCGCCCTGGCAGGTGCTCGAGAGCGCCTGGAAGACGATCACCGGCACACGATTCTTCGGCGCCGTGGGCGCGAGCCTCGCCCGCGACCTCGCCGGTTTTGCGCTGGGTTCGGCCGCCGGCATCGCGCTGGGCACGGTGCTCGGTCTCTCGCGCTGGGCCGAGCGCCTGCTGGGGCCGACCTTCCACACGCTGCGGCAGATCTCGCTCTTCGCGTGGATTCCGCTGCTCTCGATCTGGCTGGGCTACAACAACGTGTCCCGCGTCGTCTTCATCGCGGTGTCGACCTTCTACCCGGTAACGCTCGCCGGCTTTGAGGGTGTACGTGCGGTGACCCGCGCGCAGGTGGAAGTCGCCCGCGTCTATGGCTTCAGCCGCGCCCAGCTGCTCTCGCGCCTGATCCTGCCGGCCGCGTCGCCGCAGATCCTCGCGGGCCTGCACCTGGGCCTGATCTACGCCTGGCTTGCCACCATCGGCGCGGAATTCCTGCTGCCGGCCTATGGCGACATCGGCGTGGGCGACACCGTCATCAAGGGCCGCTCCGCCTTCAACGTACCGCTGGTGATCTTCGGCATGCTGGTGATCGGTGGAATCGGCGCGTTCTTCAATCGAGTGGCGGCGCGCATCGAGGCGCGTGCGCTGCGTTGGCGCGGAGAAGCGCGATGA